The genomic interval GGCAACCTGGTGATCACCAAGGCCTTCGTCATCATCGTGCTGGGCGGGATGGGCAGCGTGCCCGGGGCGATTGCCGGTGGCCTGATCCTCGGCTTCGCCGAGAGCTTCGGCGCCTTCTACATCTCCACCGACTACAAGGACATCATCGCGTTCGCCCTGCTGGTACTCATCTTGTCGGTGCGGCCGCAAGGCCTGTTCGCGCGGGGAGCGGGCGCATGAAAGCCACCCTCGGCTGGTCCGCCCTGCTGCTGTTCGCCCTCGCCTTCCCTTACCTGGCCGGGAACGACTACCACCTCACGGTGATGTCGACCGCCTATATCTATGCCATCGCCACGATCGGCCTGAACCTGATCACGGGCTACACCGGCCAGTACAACCTGGCGCACGCCGGCTTCATGGCCGTCGGTGCCTACACGGTCGGCATCCTCACCGTCGACCATGGCGTGCCGTTCTGGATCGCCTTCGCGCTGTCGGGCGTGGTGGCCGCCGTTCTCGGCTTTTTCGTCGGCCTGGTGTCGCTGCGCCTGAAGACCCACTTCTTCTCGATCTTCACGCTCTGCGTCGGCCACATCATGTACCTGGTCATCGAAAAATGGGAAAGCCTGACCCACGGCACGGTGGGCATCATGGGCATTCCGGCACCCGAATCGATCGGCCCGCTGGACTTTTCCGAGCCGCGCACCCAGTACTACTTCGTGCTGTTCTTCCTGGTCGCCAGCCTGTGGATCATGCACCGCATCGTGCGCTCGCTGCTGGGGCGCACCTTCATTGCGATTCGCAACGGCGACGAGCTGGCGCAGGCCCTCGGCATCGACCTGATGCGAAACAAGCTGCTCGCCTTCATGCTGTCGGTCTTCTTCTCCGGGATGGCGGGCGGCCTGTATGCCGGCTATGTGCGCTTCCTCGGGCCGGGCGTGGCGGGCGTCGAGCACACCTTCGACATGACGATGTACATGCTGGTCGGCGGCATCGGCACCCTGCTCGGGCCCCTGCTGGGCGCCATCGCGATTCCCTGGCTGACCCAGTACCTGCAGTTCCTGCAGGAGTACCGCTTCGTCGTCTTCGGGCCGCTGCTGGTGCTGCTGGTGATTTTCCTGCCCTATGGCCTGGTCGGCACCTGGCAGAACCGCCGGCGCCGGATGGCGGCGCGCGCCGCGGGCACCGCCAGCAGCCCTGCGGCCACGGCGCCGGCGCGCGAAGGAGCCAGCCATGCTTGAGATCAGCGCGCTCACGCGGCGCTTCGGCGGCCTCACCGCCGTCAACGAGGTCAGCGCGATGTTCGAACGCGGCAGCATCAACGCCATCATCGGGCCGAACGGCGCCGGTAAGACCACCTTCTTCAACCTGGTCAGCGGAGCGGTCGCGCCAAGCTCCGGGCGTATCGTGTTCGACGGTCGCGACGTGACCGGCATGCGCGCCGACCAGGTCGCGCGCCTGGGATTGGCGCGCACCTTCCAGAGCACCACCCTGTTCGATACCGCCAGCGTGCTCGACAACCTGATCGTCGGCCATCGCCTGCGCACCCGCTCGAACCTGCTCGACGTGCTGCTCGGTACGCGCCGCCTGCGCGACGAGGAACGCATCTGCCGCGAAAAGGCGCATGCCGCGCTCGACTTCGTCGGCCTCTCGCACATCGCGTCGCGCCTGGCCGGCGACCTCTCGCAGGAAGAACGCAAGCGCGTCGCCTTTGCGCTGGCGCTCTCCACCGATCCAAGGCTCCTGCTGCTGGACGAACCGGCGGGCGGCGTCAATCCCGAAGAAACCGAGGGCCTGGCAAGGCTGATCCGCAAGATGGCGGCCAGCGGGCTCACCGTCTGCCTGATCGAACACAAGATGGACATGATCATGAACCTGGCCGACCACATCCTCGTCCTCAACAACGGCGAGAAAATCGCCGCCGGCACGCCCGCCGAGGTGCGCGCCAACCCGGTCGTGATCGAAGCCTACCTGGGGAGCGAACATGCTTAGGCTGCAAGACGTTTCGCTGTCCTACGGGAGCTTTCGCGCCCTGAACGGGGTGAGCCTGCATGCCGACGAGGGCGAACTGGTGGTGCTGCTCGGTTCGAACGGCGCGGGAAAAAGCTCGATCTTCCTCACGGTGAGCGGCCTGCAGCGCGCGGCAGGCGGCAGCATCCGCTTCGGCAACCGGGAACTCGTCGGCCGCAAGCCTTCGCAGATCGTCGCCGACGGCCTGGTGCAGTGCCCGGAGGGACGCAAGCTGTTCCCCGGCATGTCGGTGCTGAAGAACCTGACGCTGGGCGCCTACGTGCACCGGCGTGATGCGAAAGGCGTGCAGCGCACACTCGACGAGGTCTTCGAGCTCTTCCCCATCCTGTTCGACAAGAAGGAGCAGGCGGCCGGCAGCTTGAGCGGCGGACAGCAGCAGATGGTGGCGATCGGGCGCGCGCTGATGGGCCGCCCGAAAACGCTGCTGCTGGACGAACCCTCGTTGGGCCTGGCGCCGCTGGTGGTCAAGCAGATGTTCGAGGTGATCGCACGCATCA from Massilia sp. Se16.2.3 carries:
- a CDS encoding branched-chain amino acid ABC transporter permease, which produces MKATLGWSALLLFALAFPYLAGNDYHLTVMSTAYIYAIATIGLNLITGYTGQYNLAHAGFMAVGAYTVGILTVDHGVPFWIAFALSGVVAAVLGFFVGLVSLRLKTHFFSIFTLCVGHIMYLVIEKWESLTHGTVGIMGIPAPESIGPLDFSEPRTQYYFVLFFLVASLWIMHRIVRSLLGRTFIAIRNGDELAQALGIDLMRNKLLAFMLSVFFSGMAGGLYAGYVRFLGPGVAGVEHTFDMTMYMLVGGIGTLLGPLLGAIAIPWLTQYLQFLQEYRFVVFGPLLVLLVIFLPYGLVGTWQNRRRRMAARAAGTASSPAATAPAREGASHA
- a CDS encoding ABC transporter ATP-binding protein → MLEISALTRRFGGLTAVNEVSAMFERGSINAIIGPNGAGKTTFFNLVSGAVAPSSGRIVFDGRDVTGMRADQVARLGLARTFQSTTLFDTASVLDNLIVGHRLRTRSNLLDVLLGTRRLRDEERICREKAHAALDFVGLSHIASRLAGDLSQEERKRVAFALALSTDPRLLLLDEPAGGVNPEETEGLARLIRKMAASGLTVCLIEHKMDMIMNLADHILVLNNGEKIAAGTPAEVRANPVVIEAYLGSEHA
- a CDS encoding ABC transporter ATP-binding protein → MLRLQDVSLSYGSFRALNGVSLHADEGELVVLLGSNGAGKSSIFLTVSGLQRAAGGSIRFGNRELVGRKPSQIVADGLVQCPEGRKLFPGMSVLKNLTLGAYVHRRDAKGVQRTLDEVFELFPILFDKKEQAAGSLSGGQQQMVAIGRALMGRPKTLLLDEPSLGLAPLVVKQMFEVIARINRAGTTVLLAEQNAYAALNIASRAYVIEGGRIVLEGGREELLNNAQVRKAYIGA